ATCAAAAAGCGATCGCCAAAATACTCATGCGCTATGGTAATTCGCTTGTACCATTCCTCTTGATTGGATTGGGCGTGTATATTGCATTGGATAGCTTGGTTCTAGCAGTATTGTCAGTTGTTGTGATGTTCTTTGGTTGGATGTTTTTTAATATGTCACGTCAGCGCGTCACCTCTGCATAATCAAAATTAGTCAATCCCTACCTTAATAGGTGACTATAAAATTTTTTAATCTTTGGAGCAAAGTCATAATTGGTTTTAATAAATTCTTTCTATTATTTTGAAAATAAATAGTGTTTGTTGCTATTAAAGTAGCTTAGATATAGTAGACTATACCTCCGAGGATGGTTAACAGTGACCAGTGACCAGTAACCAGTGACCAGTGACCAGCTAATCCCCATACTTAAAAGTAGAGGATTTGAACAATGAATCAATCTCTTTTTTTCATGAATAAATTTTTGGGATTGTACCGTATACTTAACTGGTCAAATAAAAACAGTAAGTGCAAAAACTCGATGTTCTCGTAATAAAAAGGAGAAAAATTGTGAAAAGCTTTAAGGCAATTTTGGTGTTTCTGCTGCTATTAGTTAACTTAGTTGTGGCTCAGCCTTCTTTTGCAGATCCCATCGCGGAAAAGAGTCCTGAGTATATCGGGATCAATCAACAGCTCGATCAACTCCTGCAAATCAGAAATGACCCATCTCAAGGTGGTTACACCGTAGAAGATTTACAAAAAAGAATTGCTGACCTGCAATTTCAGAAATATATCCAAGAGAGTACAGAAGATTGGGGCGTTTGCCGCAACGAGACAGGGAAGACAATAGGTGTCTATGCCCATAAGCCAAGCAAATCTAGCACCCCTACCAATACCCTCTTCTACTTGGGAGCCGGTAAAAAAACCGATGATGAGTGGGACTGCGATGGCATATACCTACCTAACGATGCGAAAGTCGCTGGTATTAACCTTCCTGCTCCTGTAGCTGGACAAGCTGAACAGACAGCAGGACAACAGCCTTTCGTTCTCAAGATTGTAGATGGAACACAGTTAGTTGCTAGAACTAACGCTGTCACTGGTGACGTTGAATTGAATGCTCCTATTGCTGGAGTCATTGCAGCTGGTGAGCCGAACTGGTCAATTCCCAATCTCTCGCAAGCAGAAGTGAGCGCTCAAGTTCCCAATGCTCCCATTGACTAGAAAGCACACTGCTGTGTCGTCAAGTTTTCCCACCTAATAATGTTCAACCTCCTCAATTGAGGGGGTTATTTTATTTTTTAAGTCACAACCCCAAACCTGCACCTATTAGAGCTTCAGTCCATTAATCCCACGCAAATTAGTTTCTTTGTAGGGACGCTTTCATTCAGCGCATCTCTAATAAAGAAACTGGGTTTTTGAAATTACTGTACCAATGCTCTAGTAGGCAATTAGACTTTTTAGATATCCTTTATCCTTTTAGTCCAAAAATATAGCGTCAAATACTGAACGCTTTACTCTGAAATTAATCGCCATTAATCTCTGATATAAATCATCCAAATTATCTATAACTATTCTGTCTTCAGAAGTCAAATTTTTGATAATTCCTAGAGTCCCTCTGACATTTAAACCTAAGCGTATTGCTTCTTTTCTAGCAGCAAAATCATCAAGTATAACGTAATTAGCTTGTATTTCCGTCGCTAAAGCTATTGCTTCAGATTCTCCTTTACCCAGACGTGCATTTAGGCTATTTGCCAAAGATATTAGGTTAACTATTTGGATTTCTATCCGATTCTCATCAATTAATCTGTTAATGTATTTGCTTTTCTCATCTTGTTTAGCTTTGATTTCTGTATATACAATCTCTGGTAAATAAAATTCATTTGCTGCCTCAAGAAATTTTTACAAATAATCCAATTTTGCTAGAAAAATTAAAGGCGATGAATTAAAAACGATTTTCACTTATTTGACCAATTCCTTTCAATTTCTACATCTTCTGGCAATAAGTAAGAAAATTCTATTCCGGCTATTTCTAATAATTTTAACAAGACTTCTGTGTCTAATTCCATGATTTCTGCTGCTTTTCTTAAACTAATAATCCTGGCGGATAAAGCACCAAGAATAAAGAGAAAATTTTTCTTCTCCTCAAGATTTGGAAATATGGTAAGTTCTGAGGCGATTCCCTGGAATATTTCTGCTTTTGTAGTCATGACAATGGTTGATAAGATTAGTAGCACTTACTATATTACCTAACGGAAGCGGGGCTTGCTATACAGCAGTGGATGTGGTGTCTGTACTCTTAAGGTATTGCACAATACTTTGCTACTCACCTTAGTGAAGAAAAAGTTTGTGTAGACTGTAGCCAAAATATTTGGGAAGCCCTTAGCTTGTATGTCATGCAAGCATTTGGTCTTTCGCAATGCACCTGTTGATCCCTCTAGACTTTTTTGTCTTAAAGATATATAATGTATCACAAAATAAAATTTTAAACCAAAAAATCTCACTAAAAACAGACTCCCAGTCTTAAATTTAGATGAAATAGTTAAAAAAATGTGAAAAATTCAGATAGAGTCATATACACAGTCAACCATTACCGTCTCTAACAGATGAATGTTGATGAGGCATTGGTTGTTCTAGATATATTTCTAGAAAACCGCTTAAACAATCTACAGGAGCTAGTTTTCCGCCAATCCTGGGAGGGGCAAACTTACCAGGAAATAGCGGACAGCTCTAGTTATGATGCTAACTATATTAAGGATGTTGGTTCCAAGTTATGGAAGTTACTGTCTCAATCTCTGGATGAAGAGGTAACTAAAAGTAATTTTCGTTCGGTCATTAGAAGGCGAGGGGAAAGTTCTGCTATTCATAAGAAATCGCAAAATGCCCAAGCGGTTCTGTCGCATTACCAACAGTTAGCAGATAAGGAATATCTCGAACTGCCCACTGGCGATCGCGAAAACTTGGAATCTTCTATCGGTTACACGAGGCAAGAGGACCAGAAATCTTCAATCCCTGTTCCCGATCGCTTGGATATTCCCAGCGGTCCAGTACCACTCAATTCCTTCTTTTATATTGAGCGTCCTCCCATTGAAGAACGTACCTATGCTGAGATTGCTAAACCGGGAAGCCTAATCCGGATTAAAGCACCCAAGCAGACGGGTAAAACCTCCCTGATGCAGAGAATTCTGACTCATGCCAGACAGACAATAGGCGTACACACTGTGTTGATTAGTTTTCAACTAGCAGACAGTCACGTGTTCACCAGTTTGGATAAATTCTTGCGATGGTTTTGTGCTAATGCCAGCCGCCAGTTAAACATAGAACCAAGGCTAGATGATTACTGGGATGAGGACATTGGCAGCAAAGTCAGCTGCACGTTGTATTTCCAAGAGTACCTCTTGCGGAAAATCGACTCTCCAGTCGTATGCGCTTTGGATGAAGTCAACCGAATTTTTGAGTATCCAGAAATCTCTGGTGACTTTTTGCCACTCCTGCGCTCCTGGTATGAGGATGCAGCAGAATTGGAGATCTGGCAAAAATTGCGATTGCTTGTGGTTCATGCCACAGAAGCTTATATCCCTTTAGATATCAATCAATCCCCTTTTAATGTCGGGCTGGCAATTAAATTACCAGAATTTACATTGGCACAGGTACAAGATTTAGCAATTCGTCATGGGTTGGATTGGGCAAAAGGAGAGATAGGGGCGCAAACACTGGCTCCTCTTGTCGCTATGATTGGCGGTCATCCTTATCTAGTACGTCTTGCTCTCTACCACTTAGCACGTCAAGAAGTAACCCTAGAGCACCTCCTGCATGAAGCTCCGACAATTGGTGGTATTTATAGCAATTACCTGCGGTATCATCTTGCAAATCTCCAAGAACATCCCGAACTAGCAACAGCATTTAAACGTGTTTTGACAGCAACTGAAGACGTGCAATTAGAAGCAATTTCTGCTTACAAATTAGAAAGCATGGGTTTGGTAAAGCTTGAAGGAAATCATGTAGTGCCTAGCTGTGAGTTGTATCGGCTGTATTTTTGCGAGCAATTGGGCTAGTTGATATGAACGCTTACGAATATCAGATTGGTGGCAGTCTCAAAATGGATGCTCCTAGTTATGTGGAGCGACAAGCTGATTTTGAACTATACGACGCCTTAATTAAGGGTGAATTTTGTTATGTGTTTAGTTCCCGACAAATGGGCAAATCTAGCTTGCGTTTGAGAACGAGGTGTCGGTTGCAAGAAGCTGGTTATTGCTGCGCTTCTATTGATATGACTAGGATCGGCAATGGAAACATTACCCCTGCTCAATGGTATAAAGGCATAGTTGTTGATTTATTGAGGGGGTTTGACCTTTTTGGATCGGTTAATATAAAAACTTGGTGGAATGAGCGAGAGGATTTACCGCTTTTACAGCGATTAAGTCAGTTTGTAGAAGACATTTTGCTAATCAAATTAAAAAGTGAAAAAATCTTTATTTTTATTGATGAAATTGATAATATTCTTAGCCTAAATTTCCCCGTAGCGGATTTTTTTGCTTTGATTCGTGCTTGCTACAATCAACGAGCAGAAAATCCAGAATATAACCGTCTGACTTGGGCTTTGTTTGGCGTTGCTACTCCCTCGGATTTGATTTCAGACCGGACTTGTACTCCCTTTAATATTGGTACATCTATTAATTTACATGGGTTTCGTTTATCAGAAGTCGA
This genomic interval from Scytonema hofmannii PCC 7110 contains the following:
- a CDS encoding AAA-like domain-containing protein, with protein sequence MNVDEALVVLDIFLENRLNNLQELVFRQSWEGQTYQEIADSSSYDANYIKDVGSKLWKLLSQSLDEEVTKSNFRSVIRRRGESSAIHKKSQNAQAVLSHYQQLADKEYLELPTGDRENLESSIGYTRQEDQKSSIPVPDRLDIPSGPVPLNSFFYIERPPIEERTYAEIAKPGSLIRIKAPKQTGKTSLMQRILTHARQTIGVHTVLISFQLADSHVFTSLDKFLRWFCANASRQLNIEPRLDDYWDEDIGSKVSCTLYFQEYLLRKIDSPVVCALDEVNRIFEYPEISGDFLPLLRSWYEDAAELEIWQKLRLLVVHATEAYIPLDINQSPFNVGLAIKLPEFTLAQVQDLAIRHGLDWAKGEIGAQTLAPLVAMIGGHPYLVRLALYHLARQEVTLEHLLHEAPTIGGIYSNYLRYHLANLQEHPELATAFKRVLTATEDVQLEAISAYKLESMGLVKLEGNHVVPSCELYRLYFCEQLG